Proteins encoded within one genomic window of Haematobia irritans isolate KBUSLIRL chromosome 5, ASM5000362v1, whole genome shotgun sequence:
- the LOC142241237 gene encoding uncharacterized protein LOC142241237 has product MDKNAMKLVKSPLDIPLYMVSRNPLKSSSNHQKLQSYIIKRKPFYIKNACQEDCPDLKKFQLRKYHYLLNDGNSGKFSKSCIDHHKENRNTSTVKEKSWQLAPNRYGLENRPFARLAGLKGAYWRKSIKTKSRKRIGRNIVFRFYELPKEMEKMKGPCHLHKGTFPSNPRERRATTRGMICNPLTAYKDPTEPAPNTYTPKAVGKTYEIIKPQRPLHPHVYYPKSVVPVKPNSIHPPHISFLPGPGRYETRYCRLCPCPGKKQYQPELDLLVDREKRMKFRGKPYMKIKKNQYCSPDWQHVRGKGFRRLFQGSVRSQMTMRSINPKAIKGKSNLVKLFHDAKYLNMILNNAYDPGTYRRESMPELPKKITFNCIIKIISRKQLRVNKKLAFGSSAERWKDEERSAVLTSQQMKEILAKLPEDRKVHNQPIMCKKPEEIVNKLMETPKHMLPNYVPKLRKRLFKFLPLPEAKILTTNKDIQASQPATHGYFLRPLDEKLFFKDK; this is encoded by the exons atggaTAAAAATGCCATGAAATTGGTAAAAAGTCCTCTTGATATACCCCTTTATATGGTTTCAA GAAATCCTTTAAAATCATCATCAAATCACCAAAAGCTGCAGAGCTATATTATTAAGAGGAaacctttttatataaaaaatgcttGCCAAGAAGATTGTCCTGACCTAAAAAAGtttcaattaagaaaatatcaCTATCTACTAAATGATGGCAAttcaggaaaattttcaaaatcctgTATAGATCATCATAAAGAGAATCGCAATACGTCTACAGTAAAAGAGAAATCATGGCAATTGGCACCAAATCGTTATGGGTTAGAAAATCGGCCATTTGCACGTTTAGCAGGCTTAAAAGGAGCCTATTGGCGTAAGAGCATAAAGACAAAATCACGAAAAAGAATTGGCAGAAACATTGTATTTCGATTCTATGAATTACCCAAggaaatggaaaaaatgaaagGCCCTTGTCATTTGCATAAAGGAACTTTTCCGTCGA atCCTCGAGAAAGAAGAGCCACAACCCGGGGTATGATATGTAATCCTTTGACAGCCTATAAGGATCCTACTGAGCCAGCTCCTAATACTTATACACCAAAGGCAGTTGGCAAAACTTATGAAAT AATAAAACCACAAAGACCTTTACATCCGCACGTTTATTACCCAAAATCTGTGGTTCCAGTAAAACCAAATAGTATTCACCCACCTCAtataagttttcttcctggcccAGGGCGATATGAGACTCGCTATTGCCGCCTATGCCCTTGCCCAGGTAAAAAGCAATACCAGCCAGAATTGGATTTACTTGTAGATCGAGAAAAACGTATGAAATTTCGTGGAAAACCCTATATGAAAATCAAGAAAAACCAATATTGTTCACCGGATTGGCAGCATGTCAGAGGCAAGGGTTTCCGTCGTTTATTTCAAGGATCTGTACGATCCCAAATGACAATGAGATCAATCAACCCAAAAGCAATCAAAGGAAAATCAAATTTAGTGAAACTTTTTCATGATgccaaatatttgaatatgatTTTGAATAACGCATATGATCCAGGTACATATCGTAGAGAATCTATGCCTGAATTGccaaaaaagattacctttaattgtataattaaaattatatctcgaaaacAATTACGTGTCAATAAAAAATTGGCATTTGGTTCCAGTGCTGAACGTTGGAAAGATGAAGAACGTTCAGCGGTCCTGACGTCCCAGCAAATgaaggaaattttagcaaaactaCCAGAGGATAGGAAAGTTCATAATCAACCAATAATGTGTAAGAAACCAGAGGAAATTGTTAACAAGCTAATggagactcccaaacatatgCTACCAAATTATGTGCCAAAATTAAGGAaacgtttatttaaatttctaccATTGCCCGAAGCTAAAatattaactacaaacaaagatATTCAAGCTTCGCAACCTGCAACACATGGTTATTTTCTTCGACCATTGGATGAGAAATTGTTTTTTAaggataaataa